A single Chloroflexota bacterium DNA region contains:
- a CDS encoding ABC transporter permease: MRAYVLRRILHSALTLFGVSLVVFGILRVLPGDPAKMLLPEGASNAQVAQLREQLGLEEPLYVQYGVFMKSIALGNFGQSYQFNAPARDVVAERVWPTIHLALAAFTLTVLFGVPAGILAAARHRTIFDYGSIFLAALGQSLPNFWLGIMMILLFGVLLGWLPTSGYESPAYLVLPALTLAAYPTALVARLTRSSMLEVLGKEYVRTARSKGLSERTVVLLHAVKNAAIPVVTVLGLQIGVLLGGAVITESVFAWPGIGKLAVDSIFRRDFPVIQVVLILAAAVFIVINLLVDLTYTVLDPRIRYS; this comes from the coding sequence ATGCGCGCATACGTACTCAGACGAATCCTCCACTCGGCGTTGACGCTGTTCGGCGTGTCGCTGGTGGTGTTCGGCATCTTGCGGGTGCTGCCCGGCGACCCTGCCAAGATGCTGCTGCCCGAAGGGGCGTCGAACGCCCAGGTCGCCCAGCTCCGCGAGCAACTGGGGCTGGAGGAGCCGTTGTACGTCCAGTACGGCGTCTTCATGAAGAGCATCGCGCTGGGGAACTTCGGCCAGTCCTACCAGTTCAACGCGCCGGCCCGTGATGTCGTGGCCGAGCGTGTCTGGCCGACGATCCACCTGGCGCTGGCGGCCTTCACCCTGACGGTGTTGTTCGGCGTGCCGGCCGGCATCCTGGCCGCGGCCCGCCACCGCACCATTTTTGACTACGGCAGCATCTTCCTGGCGGCACTCGGGCAGTCCCTCCCGAACTTCTGGCTCGGGATCATGATGATCCTGCTGTTCGGGGTGCTGCTCGGCTGGCTGCCAACCTCTGGCTACGAGAGCCCGGCCTACCTCGTCCTGCCCGCGCTCACGCTCGCCGCCTACCCGACGGCGCTCGTCGCCCGGCTGACGCGGTCGAGCATGCTGGAGGTGCTGGGGAAGGAGTACGTCCGCACCGCGCGCAGCAAGGGGCTGTCAGAGCGGACGGTGGTCCTTCTGCACGCGGTCAAGAACGCTGCGATTCCCGTCGTGACGGTGCTCGGGCTGCAGATCGGCGTCCTCCTCGGCGGCGCAGTCATCACCGAGTCGGTGTTTGCGTGGCCGGGCATCGGCAAGCTGGCGGTGGACAGCATCTTCCGCCGAGACTTCCCCGTCATCCAGGTCGTGCTGATCCTGGCGGCCGCCGTC